The following proteins come from a genomic window of Triticum aestivum cultivar Chinese Spring chromosome 6A, IWGSC CS RefSeq v2.1, whole genome shotgun sequence:
- the LOC123130796 gene encoding uncharacterized protein gives MRAAAGACSGGGKDTLVASFLRFILLLLLPLTALYILYALHAILSSSCPPEHDRLMAAAFVSHVTAHNHTSSTPPPPAMVTVSTPRTPPPLAIDTVPTARMTPATVTVVSTARMPPPPATVTVVTRATMPPPPATVTVTTARMPRPPATVMVKTARMPPPPATVTVTRARMPPSPAAVTVVSTARVPPRPATVTLVSTASTPPPSPPATVTVSTTPTTLQHVVFGIAASARMWEKRKEYIKIWWRPNSGMRGFVWLDRGVRGSRVPEGLPAIKISSDTSGFPYTHRRGHRSAIRISRIVSETFRLGLPGVRWFVMGDDDTVFLPDNLLAVLGRLDHRQPYYVGSPSESHLQNIFFSYGMAFGGGGFAISQPLAARLERMQDACIRRYPWLYGSDDRIQACMAELGVPLTRHPGFHQYDVYGDLLGLLAAHPVAPLVSLHHLDVVRPLFPNVRSRPAALRRLFDGPVTLDSAGVMQQSICYDAANRWTVTVAWGFVVTVTRGVMPAREMEMPTRTFLNWYRRADYKAHAFNTRPLARNQCERPALYYLASARRTVVRTGETTVTRYQRWRHRNDVRPPCQWRIPDPDALLDSVIVLKKPDPGLWDRSPMRNCCRVLSSPRKEGGGNKTMTIDVGVCKDWEYSQV, from the exons ATGAGGGCCGCCGCCGGGGCATGCTCCGGCGGCGGCAAGGACACCCTGGTGGCCTCCTTCCTCCGCTTCATCCTCCTCTTGCTTCTCCCTCTCACCGCTCTGTATATCCTCTACGCCCTGCACGCCATTCTGTCCTCCTCGTGCCCGCCTGAACATGATCGCCTCATGGCCGCCGCCTTCGTCTCACACGTCACCGCCCACAACCATACATCGTCGACGCCGCCGCCTCCTGCCATGGTCACGGTATCGACGCCGAGGACGCCGCCTCCACTGGCCATTGACACGGTGCCGACAGCGAGGATGACGCCCGCCACGGTCACGGTggtgtcgacggcgaggatgcctCCACCACCCGCTACGGTCACGGTGGTGACGAGGGCGACGATGCCACCACCACCCGCCACGGTCACGGTGACGACGGCGAGGATGCCACGTCCACCCGCCACGGTCATGGTGAAGACGGCGAGGATGCCACCACCACCCGCCACGGTCACGGTGACGAGGGCGAGGATGCCACCATCACCCGCTGCGGTCACGGTGGTGTCGACGGCGAGGGTGCCACCACGACCCGCCACGGTCACGTTGGTGTCGACAGCAAGTacgccaccaccatcaccacctgcCACGGTGACGGtgtcgacgacgccgacgacgctgcaGCACGTGGTGTTCGGCATCGCGGCGTCGGCGCGCATGTGGGAGAAGCGGAAGGAGTACATTAAGATCTGGTGGCGCCCTAACTCAGGCATGCGGGGGTTCGTGTGGCTGGACCGAGGGGTGCGGGGGTCGAGGGTGCCGGAGGGGCTGCCGGCCATCAAGATATCCTCTGACACCTCCGGCTTCCCCTACACGCACCGGCGCGGCCACCGCTCTGCCATCCGCATTTCCCGCATCGTCTCCGAGACCTTCCGCCTTGGGCTCCCAGGAGTGCGCTGGTTCGTCATGGGCGACGACGACACGGTTTTCCTCCCAGACAACCTCCTCGCCGTCCTCGGAAGGCTCGACCACCGGCAGCCATACTACGTCGGCTCCCCCTCCGAGAGCCACCTGCAGAACATCTTCTTCTCGTACGGGAtggcgttcggcggcggcggcttcgccaTCAGCCAGCCACTGGCGGCGAGGCTGGAGCGGATGCAGGACGCCTGCATCCGCCGGTACCCGTGGCTGTACGGGAGCGACGACCGGATCCAGGCGTGCATGGCGGAGCTGGGCGTGCCGCTCACGAGGCACCCGGGGTTCCACCAGTACGACGTGTACGGTGACCTCCTGGGCCTCCTCGCCGCCCACCCGGTGGCGCCGCTGGTGTCGCTGCACCACCTCGACGTAGTGCGGCCTCTCTTCCCCAACGTGCGCTCGCGCCCGGCGGCTCTGCGGAGGCTGTTCGACGGGCCGGTGACGCTGGACTCGGCGGGGGTGATGCAGCAGTCGATATGCTACGACGCGGCGAAccggtggacggtgacggtggcgtGGGGGTTCGTGGTGACGGTGACGAGGGGCGTGATGCCGGCGCGGGAGATGGAGATGCCGACGCGGACGTTCCTGAACTGGTACCGGCGCGCGGACTACAAGGCGCACGCGTTCAACACTCGGCCCCTGGCGCGCAACCAGTGCGAGAGGCCCGCGCTCTACTACCTGGCGTCGGCGCGGCGCACGGTGGTGCGCACCGGGGAGACCACCGTGACGAGGTACCAGCGGTGGCGCCACCGCAACGACGTACGGCCGCCTTGCCAGTGGAGGATCCCCGACCCGGACGCGCTGCTCGACAGCGTCATCGTGCTCAAGAAGCCTGACCCCGGGCTATGGGACCGG TCGCCGATGCGGAATTGCTGCAGGGTGCTGTCCTCTCCGAGGAAAGAAGGGGGCGGGAACAAGACGATGACCATAGACGTGGGTGTATGCAAGGACTGGGAGTACAGTCAAGTATAG